One window of Chryseobacterium indologenes genomic DNA carries:
- a CDS encoding succinate dehydrogenase/fumarate reductase iron-sulfur subunit, which translates to MSAKKGLHLTLKIWRQKNSKTKGQFETYKISDVSTDSSFLEMLDILNENLINEGKEPIAFDHDCREGICGMCSLYINGRAHGPDTGITTCQLHMRMFKDGETIVIEPWRSAAFPVIKDLMVDRSAFDRVMAAGGFISVNTSGNTLDANAIPVPKEDADRAMDAAACIGCGACVATCKNGSAMLFVGAKVSQYALLPQGRVEAKRRVLNMVKAMDEEGFGNCSNTGACEVECPKGISLENIARMNREYMAALVDQG; encoded by the coding sequence ATGAGTGCAAAAAAAGGCTTACATCTTACGCTGAAAATTTGGAGACAAAAAAATAGTAAAACTAAAGGTCAGTTTGAGACCTACAAAATATCAGATGTATCTACAGATTCTTCATTTTTGGAGATGCTGGATATCCTGAACGAAAATTTAATTAACGAAGGAAAAGAACCTATCGCTTTTGACCACGACTGTCGTGAAGGAATCTGCGGTATGTGTTCCCTTTACATCAATGGTAGAGCTCACGGGCCGGATACAGGTATCACTACCTGCCAGCTTCACATGAGAATGTTCAAAGATGGAGAGACTATCGTTATTGAACCTTGGAGAAGTGCTGCTTTCCCTGTTATCAAAGACTTGATGGTAGATAGAAGCGCATTTGACAGAGTAATGGCAGCAGGAGGTTTCATTTCTGTGAATACTTCTGGAAATACATTGGATGCTAATGCAATTCCGGTTCCGAAAGAAGATGCAGACAGAGCAATGGATGCCGCTGCTTGTATTGGATGTGGAGCTTGTGTGGCGACATGTAAAAACGGATCTGCTATGCTGTTTGTAGGAGCGAAAGTTTCTCAGTATGCATTACTTCCTCAAGGTAGAGTAGAAGCTAAGAGAAGAGTTCTGAACATGGTGAAAGCTATGGATGAAGAAGGTTTCGGTAACTGTTCGAACACCGGCGCATGTGAAGTAGAATGTCCTAAAGGTATTTCTCTTGAAAACATCGCAAGAATGAACAGAGAATACATGGCTGCTCTTGTAGATCAAGGATAG
- a CDS encoding DUF6452 family protein, whose protein sequence is MKYFKFLIAICFLGMLFSCGGDDDICESGEGTPRMKVAFRSLSTGKETTLDTLYVAVDYGAGKVDLGKVAKIDSRLIPLRVDNSPYTDVYFKLTSKGAESKVRINYNTKSTYVSPGCGIKKSYENLTSELVTPNPVQKVEIGQNQIENEDKTNLYLSF, encoded by the coding sequence ATGAAATACTTTAAATTTCTCATAGCGATCTGCTTTTTAGGGATGCTTTTTTCCTGCGGGGGAGATGATGATATTTGTGAAAGCGGAGAAGGAACTCCCAGAATGAAGGTTGCTTTCAGATCACTTTCTACCGGAAAAGAGACGACACTTGATACACTCTATGTAGCGGTAGATTACGGAGCAGGAAAAGTAGATCTGGGAAAAGTGGCAAAAATTGATTCCCGGTTAATTCCTTTACGCGTAGACAATTCACCTTATACAGACGTTTATTTTAAACTTACATCTAAGGGGGCAGAATCTAAAGTAAGGATTAATTACAATACAAAGTCAACGTATGTTTCTCCCGGATGCGGAATCAAAAAATCTTATGAGAATTTAACTTCAGAATTAGTAACACCGAATCCTGTTCAAAAGGTGGAAATCGGACAAAATCAAATAGAGAATGAAGACAAGACTAATCTTTACCTTTCTTTTTAG
- a CDS encoding TlpA family protein disulfide reductase yields the protein MKKYLLLFIITAFVMSCSKKVEVKGKITGSSPLERIEFVEASGVGTLPLINIGLDKDGNFSGSFDAPKDGMYVINYAGRQSLIYLEGGQKVNISGNGATFPNEFVVTGDAKKNNDFLTASQKFLAEYGTKVNIGALMGGDEAAFLKGMHKIEADINKNVDDLAKKNNPSKALLDWKKNDVKVTILNLLANYEMSHGPMSGNPSYKASKALKDYETQLETDKDAMVKTIPLYRQYLLVKMTPDFQKYAEANSKGKTGITTSEMFAQYLKTKKDLSQTAKDYLLAFVMAQADIHPTTPAANIDKIKKIIDSDIKDATIKSDLLKMQVAITGLKIGDVAPEAALAKQDGKAYKLSENKGKPYMLFFYASWNPYISEATVPVLKEVVNFYKSKMNFVFVNVDDTKDQFIKTSNSLLKGVQGVNVYGEGGLNSDIAKKYGVYGFKLPCFVIIDKDGKIASRSFVNLGEQELVTILDKQTGLSAPKAEPNMQMQPQLQLDPSAAQQPANPQPAPTK from the coding sequence ATGAAAAAATATCTTTTATTGTTTATCATCACAGCTTTTGTGATGTCTTGTTCAAAAAAAGTAGAAGTAAAAGGAAAAATTACTGGAAGCTCACCACTGGAAAGAATCGAATTTGTAGAAGCTTCAGGAGTAGGAACCCTGCCTTTAATTAATATTGGTTTAGATAAAGACGGAAACTTTTCAGGAAGTTTTGATGCTCCTAAGGACGGTATGTACGTGATCAACTATGCGGGCAGACAAAGCCTTATCTATCTTGAAGGAGGACAAAAAGTGAATATTTCAGGAAACGGAGCTACTTTCCCAAATGAATTTGTGGTTACAGGAGATGCCAAGAAGAATAATGATTTTCTTACAGCAAGTCAAAAGTTCTTAGCGGAGTACGGTACTAAAGTTAATATAGGTGCTTTGATGGGCGGAGATGAAGCTGCATTCTTGAAAGGGATGCATAAAATTGAAGCAGATATTAATAAAAATGTAGATGATCTTGCTAAGAAAAACAATCCTAGTAAAGCACTTTTGGATTGGAAGAAAAATGACGTAAAAGTTACCATTCTTAATTTGCTTGCCAACTACGAAATGTCTCACGGGCCAATGTCCGGAAATCCATCTTACAAGGCTTCTAAAGCATTAAAAGATTACGAAACTCAGCTGGAAACAGATAAAGATGCGATGGTGAAAACAATCCCTCTTTACAGACAATATCTTCTTGTAAAAATGACTCCTGATTTCCAGAAGTATGCAGAAGCAAACAGCAAGGGAAAAACCGGAATTACAACTTCTGAGATGTTTGCTCAGTATTTAAAAACAAAGAAAGATTTATCTCAGACTGCAAAAGACTATCTTTTGGCATTTGTAATGGCTCAGGCGGATATTCATCCTACAACTCCAGCTGCAAACATTGACAAAATCAAAAAGATCATTGATTCAGATATTAAAGATGCTACCATTAAAAGTGACCTGTTAAAAATGCAGGTAGCTATTACAGGACTTAAAATAGGAGATGTCGCTCCAGAGGCAGCTTTAGCAAAACAAGATGGAAAAGCTTATAAACTTTCTGAAAACAAAGGAAAACCTTATATGTTATTCTTCTATGCTTCATGGAACCCTTATATCAGTGAAGCTACAGTACCTGTATTAAAAGAAGTGGTAAATTTCTATAAATCTAAAATGAATTTTGTATTCGTAAACGTAGACGATACAAAAGATCAGTTTATTAAAACGAGCAATTCTCTTTTAAAAGGAGTTCAGGGAGTAAATGTTTACGGAGAAGGAGGTCTGAACTCTGATATTGCCAAGAAATATGGAGTATACGGATTCAAATTACCTTGCTTTGTGATCATTGATAAAGATGGTAAAATTGCCAGCAGATCATTTGTAAATCTTGGTGAGCAGGAATTGGTAACTATTCTGGATAAGCAGACTGGTCTTTCAGCTCCAAAGGCAGAGCCAAATATGCAGATGCAACCACAATTACAGCTTGATCCTTCTGCAGCTCAACAGCCAGCAAATCCACAGCCGGCTCCAACAAAATAA
- a CDS encoding fumarate reductase/succinate dehydrogenase flavoprotein subunit — protein sequence MSKLDSRIPAGPLKDKWKNHKDHMNLVAPNNRDKIDIIVVGTGLAGGSAAATLAEQGYNVKAFCYQDSPRRAHSIAAQGGINAAKNYQGDGDSTYRLFYDTIKGGDYRAREANVYRLAEVSANIIDQCVSQGVPFGRDYGGQLDNRSFGGVQVKRTFYAKGQTGQQLLLGAYSAMSRQIGKGRIKMYNRHEMLDLVIVDGKARGIIARNLVTGEIERHSAHAVVIASGGYGNVYFLSTNAMGSNVSAAWKIHKKGAYFANPCYVQIHPTCIPVHGTQQSKLTLMSESLRNSGRIWVPKKIEDSVAIREGKLRPENIKEEDRDYYLERRYPAFGNLVPRDVASRAAKERCDAGFGIENNDTQEGVYLDFSTEIMKKGKESAIEKHIHNPTDQQIYDLGKSWVEEKYGNLFVMYEKITADDPYKTPMKIYPAVHYTMGGVWVDYNLQSTIPGCFVIGEANFSDHGANRLGASALMQGLADGYFVLPYTIADYLSADIRTGTIPTNTGAFDEAEKGIKEKIDFFLNNKGTHSVDHFHKQLGNIMWNKVGMGRTPEGLREAIKEIEEVRNDFWKNVKVPGEGEGMNTELEKAFRVADFLELGQLMAIDALHRNESCGGHFREDHSTPDGEAERDDVNYKYVGAWEYQGNDINAEVLHKEELIYDNIEVKTRSYK from the coding sequence ATGAGTAAATTAGATTCAAGAATTCCAGCGGGTCCTCTTAAAGACAAGTGGAAAAATCATAAAGACCATATGAACCTTGTTGCACCAAACAACAGAGATAAGATTGATATTATTGTTGTAGGTACAGGTTTGGCAGGAGGTTCTGCTGCAGCTACATTAGCTGAACAAGGATACAACGTGAAAGCGTTCTGCTACCAGGATTCTCCAAGAAGAGCACACTCTATTGCTGCTCAGGGGGGGATCAACGCAGCTAAGAATTACCAGGGAGACGGAGACTCTACTTACAGATTATTCTATGACACCATTAAAGGTGGTGACTATAGAGCAAGAGAGGCCAACGTTTACAGATTAGCTGAAGTTTCTGCAAATATTATTGACCAGTGTGTTTCCCAGGGGGTTCCTTTCGGGAGAGATTACGGCGGTCAGTTAGATAACCGTTCATTTGGTGGGGTTCAGGTAAAAAGAACTTTCTACGCAAAAGGACAAACAGGACAGCAGTTATTATTAGGAGCATATTCTGCAATGAGCCGTCAGATCGGTAAAGGAAGAATCAAGATGTATAACCGTCATGAAATGCTTGACCTTGTGATTGTTGACGGTAAAGCAAGAGGGATTATCGCAAGAAACCTTGTAACAGGTGAGATCGAAAGACACTCTGCTCATGCCGTAGTTATTGCATCAGGAGGATACGGAAACGTATATTTCCTTTCTACCAATGCAATGGGATCAAACGTTTCTGCAGCATGGAAAATTCACAAAAAAGGAGCTTACTTCGCAAACCCTTGCTACGTACAGATTCACCCTACTTGTATTCCTGTTCACGGAACACAGCAGTCTAAACTGACTTTGATGTCTGAATCATTAAGAAACTCCGGAAGAATCTGGGTTCCTAAAAAGATTGAAGATTCAGTAGCAATCAGAGAAGGTAAATTAAGACCTGAAAATATTAAAGAAGAAGATAGAGATTACTATTTGGAAAGAAGGTACCCTGCGTTCGGTAACCTTGTGCCTAGAGACGTTGCTTCAAGAGCAGCTAAGGAAAGATGTGACGCTGGATTTGGAATCGAAAATAATGATACTCAGGAAGGAGTTTACCTGGATTTCTCTACAGAGATCATGAAAAAAGGTAAAGAATCCGCTATCGAAAAACATATTCATAATCCAACAGATCAGCAGATTTATGATTTAGGTAAGAGCTGGGTAGAGGAGAAATACGGTAACTTATTCGTAATGTACGAAAAAATTACAGCTGACGATCCTTATAAAACTCCAATGAAGATCTATCCTGCAGTTCACTACACAATGGGTGGTGTATGGGTTGATTATAACCTTCAGTCTACAATCCCTGGATGTTTCGTAATTGGTGAGGCTAACTTCTCAGATCACGGTGCGAACAGACTTGGTGCTTCTGCATTGATGCAGGGTCTGGCTGACGGATATTTCGTGCTTCCTTATACGATTGCAGATTACCTTTCTGCAGACATCAGAACAGGAACTATTCCTACCAATACAGGAGCGTTTGACGAGGCTGAAAAAGGAATTAAAGAAAAAATTGATTTCTTCTTAAACAATAAAGGAACTCATTCCGTAGACCACTTCCATAAGCAATTAGGAAACATCATGTGGAATAAAGTAGGAATGGGAAGAACTCCTGAAGGACTGAGAGAAGCAATTAAAGAAATTGAAGAAGTAAGAAACGATTTCTGGAAAAATGTAAAAGTACCGGGAGAAGGAGAAGGGATGAACACTGAGCTTGAAAAAGCATTCAGAGTGGCAGACTTCCTTGAACTTGGGCAACTAATGGCTATCGATGCACTACACAGAAACGAATCTTGTGGTGGACATTTCCGTGAAGACCATTCAACTCCGGACGGAGAAGCGGAAAGAGATGACGTAAACTACAAATACGTCGGAGCTTGGGAATATCAGGGTAACGATATCAACGCTGAAGTGTTGCATAAAGAAGAGCTGATATATGACAACATCGAGGTTAAAACTAGAAGTTATAAATAA
- a CDS encoding DUF6048 family protein, producing the protein MKTRLIFTFLFSLFGIISCAQDKKKEEEKKVHEKYEPNFMVGLDVLNTGAGFFSDRKLYQGFISSKIKGNIHAIAEAGFEKNVYQKNGYDAKASGPFVKLGAFYMLAKDAENEFNGFYAGGKVAGSFYNQEYMAIPVRGFGGSNSSEAFPSSSQSSFWLEGTLGGRVQLFNSNFYIDVNLQPRYLVYTSKQDDISPMIVPGFGRSSSKFNMGFAWNIAYKF; encoded by the coding sequence ATGAAGACAAGACTAATCTTTACCTTTCTTTTTAGTTTATTTGGAATAATAAGCTGTGCACAGGATAAAAAAAAGGAAGAAGAAAAGAAGGTTCACGAGAAATATGAACCCAATTTTATGGTTGGCCTTGATGTTCTGAATACCGGAGCCGGATTCTTTTCTGACAGAAAACTGTATCAGGGATTTATTTCGTCAAAGATAAAAGGAAATATTCATGCTATTGCAGAGGCGGGTTTTGAAAAGAATGTCTATCAGAAGAATGGTTATGATGCAAAAGCAAGCGGTCCTTTCGTGAAGTTGGGCGCATTCTATATGCTGGCAAAAGATGCGGAGAATGAATTCAACGGATTTTATGCCGGAGGAAAAGTAGCAGGATCATTTTATAATCAGGAGTATATGGCAATTCCTGTTCGTGGATTTGGAGGAAGCAATTCTTCTGAAGCCTTTCCTTCATCCTCACAGTCATCTTTTTGGCTGGAAGGAACATTGGGAGGCAGAGTACAGTTATTTAATTCCAATTTCTATATCGATGTGAATCTTCAGCCAAGATATTTGGTATATACTTCCAAGCAGGATGATATTTCTCCAATGATTGTTCCGGGCTTCGGAAGAAGTTCTTCAAAATTCAATATGGGATTTGCATGGAATATTGCGTATAAGTTTTAG
- the rlmD gene encoding 23S rRNA (uracil(1939)-C(5))-methyltransferase RlmD has translation MSRKKKRDLILENIKLLTAGAKGVAIGKTEEGKAVMVTGAIPGDIVNVRVKKAKSKYYEGEAVEVLEKSPYRVDPKCIHFGTCGGCKWQNMSYEKQLDFKQEEVYNNIKRIGGIDNFETMPILGAEEQYFYRNKMEFSFSNARWLTQYEISSEENFGSKDALGFHIPGMWSKILDLKECFLQEDPSNAIRLAVKEYGVNNGLDFFDVRNQEGFLRTLMMRQNSRGEWMVLFQLYREEKENREKLFEFLLEKFPQIRTLVYAINPKQNDSIYDLNINVYFGEGYLMEEMDGLKFKIGPKSFFQTNYKQALELYRKTLEFADLKGDEVVYDLYTGTGTIAQYVARNAKQVIGIESVQEAIDAAIEHAELNGLTNTTFYCGDMKNVFNDEFLENHPKADVLITDPPRDGMHQKVVEQILKLSPEKVVYVSCNSATQARDLALMKEHYTLVKILPVDMFPQTHHVENIALLIKK, from the coding sequence ATGAGTAGGAAGAAAAAAAGAGATCTGATTCTTGAAAATATAAAGCTATTGACTGCCGGAGCAAAAGGTGTTGCAATAGGAAAGACAGAAGAAGGAAAAGCTGTGATGGTAACAGGCGCAATTCCCGGTGATATTGTCAATGTAAGAGTGAAAAAGGCGAAGTCAAAATATTATGAAGGGGAAGCGGTTGAAGTACTTGAAAAATCACCTTACAGAGTTGATCCTAAATGTATTCATTTCGGGACTTGTGGAGGATGCAAGTGGCAGAACATGAGCTACGAAAAACAGCTTGATTTTAAACAGGAAGAAGTATATAATAATATTAAAAGAATCGGAGGAATTGATAACTTTGAGACAATGCCAATTCTGGGAGCTGAAGAACAGTATTTTTATAGAAATAAAATGGAGTTTTCTTTCTCCAATGCGAGATGGCTTACTCAATATGAAATCAGTTCAGAAGAGAACTTTGGAAGTAAAGATGCTTTAGGATTTCATATTCCTGGAATGTGGAGCAAAATTCTTGATTTGAAAGAATGTTTCCTTCAGGAAGATCCTTCCAACGCAATCAGACTCGCTGTAAAAGAATATGGAGTAAATAACGGCTTGGATTTCTTTGATGTAAGAAATCAAGAAGGTTTTTTAAGAACCTTAATGATGAGACAAAATTCCAGAGGAGAATGGATGGTTCTTTTCCAGCTTTACAGAGAAGAAAAAGAAAACAGAGAAAAACTTTTTGAATTCTTATTAGAAAAATTCCCGCAGATTAGAACATTGGTATATGCTATTAATCCTAAGCAGAATGATTCTATTTATGATTTAAATATCAATGTATATTTCGGAGAAGGTTACCTGATGGAAGAAATGGATGGATTGAAATTTAAAATCGGACCAAAATCATTCTTCCAGACCAACTACAAACAAGCGTTAGAGTTATACAGAAAAACATTAGAATTTGCAGATCTGAAAGGAGATGAAGTAGTGTATGATCTTTATACAGGAACAGGAACCATTGCACAGTATGTGGCGAGAAATGCAAAACAGGTAATCGGAATCGAATCTGTGCAGGAAGCCATAGACGCAGCAATCGAACATGCTGAATTGAATGGTTTGACCAACACAACTTTCTATTGTGGAGATATGAAAAACGTCTTTAATGACGAGTTTTTAGAAAATCATCCAAAAGCAGATGTATTAATTACAGACCCGCCAAGAGACGGAATGCACCAGAAGGTTGTAGAACAGATCTTAAAACTTTCACCTGAAAAAGTAGTTTATGTAAGCTGTAACTCAGCAACACAGGCAAGAGACCTTGCTTTGATGAAAGAACATTATACTTTAGTGAAGATTTTACCGGTAGATATGTTTCCACAAACACACCATGTTGAGAACATCGCGCTGTTGATTAAAAAATAA
- a CDS encoding glycoside hydrolase family 99 protein, giving the protein MNYCNRLLLLLVFTLFFSKNAAQEGSPRDKVQIFYYGWYGNPETDGSYQHWNHEILPHWSNPKWNNLGHHKGGDDIGANFYPALGNYSSNDTKIIEKHMKMIKESGVGVVVVSWLGKDSFTDKSLIKYLDIADRFDLKIAFHIEPFYKNTSELKEQLSYLVKTYSGHHAFYKKDGKPLFYVYDSYKIPKEEWTKMLAKDGGKTVRNTELDALYIGLWVEKDDAKFFDSSGFDGFYTYFASEGFVYGSTVANWNFMASYAKDHNMIFIPCVGPGYSDTRIRPWNEANFKSRNNGKYYENMFDAAIKVNPDFIGITSFNEWHEGTQIEPAIPKKAGDFKYEDYGKDPLFYIKETKRLTDKFLIKR; this is encoded by the coding sequence ATGAATTATTGTAACCGTCTTCTGTTATTATTGGTATTCACCTTGTTTTTCTCGAAAAATGCTGCTCAAGAGGGTAGCCCAAGAGACAAAGTTCAGATATTCTACTACGGGTGGTACGGAAATCCTGAAACGGACGGAAGTTATCAGCATTGGAACCATGAAATTCTTCCTCACTGGAGCAATCCGAAGTGGAATAATCTTGGGCACCACAAAGGTGGAGATGATATCGGGGCTAATTTTTATCCTGCGCTTGGAAATTATAGTTCCAATGACACAAAGATCATTGAAAAACATATGAAAATGATCAAAGAATCCGGAGTGGGAGTGGTAGTTGTGAGTTGGCTGGGAAAAGATTCGTTTACAGATAAAAGTCTTATCAAATACCTTGATATTGCGGATCGGTTTGATTTAAAAATCGCATTTCACATTGAGCCATTTTATAAAAATACTTCAGAATTAAAAGAACAGCTTTCTTATCTCGTAAAAACATATTCTGGTCATCATGCTTTCTATAAAAAAGATGGAAAGCCATTGTTTTATGTCTACGACAGTTATAAAATTCCTAAAGAAGAATGGACTAAAATGTTAGCCAAAGACGGAGGGAAAACGGTTAGAAATACAGAACTGGATGCGCTTTACATTGGATTATGGGTAGAGAAAGATGATGCAAAATTTTTTGATTCATCCGGCTTTGATGGTTTCTACACCTATTTTGCCAGTGAAGGATTTGTATACGGAAGCACTGTTGCTAACTGGAATTTTATGGCCAGCTATGCTAAAGATCACAATATGATTTTTATTCCTTGTGTAGGACCTGGTTATTCCGATACCAGAATACGTCCATGGAACGAAGCCAACTTCAAAAGCAGAAACAATGGAAAGTATTACGAGAACATGTTTGATGCTGCTATCAAAGTAAATCCGGATTTCATTGGAATCACATCCTTCAACGAATGGCATGAAGGAACGCAAATAGAACCTGCTATTCCTAAAAAAGCGGGAGATTTCAAATATGAAGATTATGGGAAAGATCCATTGTTTTATATCAAAGAAACGAAGCGTTTAACGGATAAATTTCTGATAAAGAGATAA
- a CDS encoding ComEC/Rec2 family competence protein: MHKQPLLILVICFILGILFQEKMILAGITFYLIIVICLIMLAAICFHSYFLHKIKTFLLGLLFFGAGIILHFYNTFSDASSFVNKKQTVTFKISQKLNTTEKYKKYEGTGQIGNINFNSVFYVPKDSKELDFVHYYKADAYIIQPKAPQYDFQFEYKKYLKRKHIEYQSYVSKEIQSTERDDLTPTDKLQQYRFKVLKNIAKTGMSDKTKEFLKGIILADRTEIDAGTVQDFNKSGMVHFLAISGTHIVVIFGMFYFLLIRFISLKFRKYAVILSLVFIWLFAAFIGFGNSVMRSCIMLSVYFIFVLLQRKPDLLHSLSLSAFFILIGDTQQFFDVGFQLSFLAVLGIFWLNQPLLKYFPKQDNYLKKLLFNTITISLSAQLATLPLVLYYFHQFSFISIIANIVIVPFSEIIIVFSFLMTALISFEIDFELMNVIYDFVIQILLKMIHWFAEVDVLFFENIPMNGLEVLSLFVIVYLLRSVVLKFNVKNSSGLIMAVIAFLIIRTGSNIFENQKEEVLIHTFGKNNIISIKSGEKACFWISNMENKDKVLQFVVKPYCSSRRIHDFELKTISNSVQKVAFRNRIYDLK; the protein is encoded by the coding sequence TTGCATAAACAGCCTCTACTTATTCTGGTGATCTGTTTTATTCTTGGAATTCTTTTCCAGGAGAAAATGATATTGGCAGGCATTACATTTTATCTGATTATTGTAATATGTCTGATCATGCTGGCTGCAATATGTTTTCATTCTTATTTTTTACATAAAATCAAAACTTTTTTGCTTGGACTCCTGTTTTTTGGAGCAGGGATTATTCTTCATTTTTACAATACTTTTTCAGATGCTTCTTCATTTGTAAATAAAAAACAAACGGTTACTTTTAAAATCTCTCAAAAATTAAATACCACTGAAAAATATAAGAAATATGAAGGAACAGGACAGATTGGAAATATAAACTTTAATTCAGTTTTTTATGTTCCCAAGGATAGTAAAGAGCTGGATTTTGTTCACTACTACAAGGCTGATGCTTATATTATACAGCCTAAAGCGCCTCAATATGATTTTCAGTTTGAATATAAAAAGTACCTGAAGCGAAAACATATTGAATATCAATCTTATGTTTCAAAAGAAATTCAATCTACAGAACGGGATGACTTAACTCCAACAGATAAGTTACAGCAATATAGATTTAAGGTTCTCAAAAATATCGCTAAAACCGGAATGTCAGATAAGACTAAAGAATTCTTAAAAGGAATCATTCTGGCAGATCGTACTGAGATTGATGCAGGTACTGTGCAGGATTTCAATAAATCAGGAATGGTTCACTTTCTCGCTATTTCCGGAACTCATATTGTCGTTATTTTCGGGATGTTTTATTTTTTGCTGATTCGTTTTATTTCCTTGAAATTCAGAAAATATGCAGTCATTTTAAGCTTGGTTTTTATTTGGCTGTTTGCTGCTTTTATCGGATTTGGAAATTCAGTCATGCGGTCCTGTATCATGCTGAGTGTTTATTTTATTTTTGTATTGCTTCAGCGGAAACCTGACCTGCTTCATTCATTATCTTTATCTGCTTTTTTTATTCTGATTGGAGACACACAGCAGTTTTTTGATGTAGGATTTCAGCTTAGTTTTCTTGCCGTTTTGGGAATTTTTTGGCTGAATCAGCCTCTCCTGAAATATTTTCCAAAACAGGATAATTATCTTAAAAAACTCCTGTTTAATACCATTACAATATCTTTATCTGCGCAATTGGCAACACTTCCTTTGGTGCTGTATTATTTTCATCAGTTTTCATTCATTTCAATCATTGCCAATATTGTTATAGTTCCTTTTTCAGAAATAATCATCGTTTTTTCATTCCTGATGACCGCCTTAATTTCTTTTGAGATTGATTTTGAATTGATGAATGTGATATATGATTTTGTTATTCAGATCTTGTTGAAAATGATCCATTGGTTTGCTGAGGTTGATGTGCTGTTCTTTGAAAACATTCCAATGAACGGATTAGAGGTGCTTTCATTGTTTGTGATTGTTTATTTATTAAGATCAGTTGTCTTAAAATTCAATGTTAAAAACTCTTCGGGGTTGATTATGGCTGTCATTGCATTTCTGATCATAAGAACGGGTAGTAATATCTTTGAAAATCAAAAAGAAGAAGTGCTGATTCATACATTCGGCAAAAACAATATTATTTCAATAAAAAGTGGAGAGAAGGCCTGTTTCTGGATTTCAAATATGGAAAATAAAGACAAGGTTTTACAGTTTGTTGTGAAGCCTTACTGCTCTTCACGGAGAATACATGATTTTGAGCTTAAAACCATTTCAAATTCAGTTCAAAAAGTAGCTTTCAGGAATAGGATTTATGATTTGAAATAA
- a CDS encoding succinate dehydrogenase cytochrome b subunit has protein sequence MAGLTSSTIGRKYAMALSALFLLIFLILHLTTNLLSVLNKDAFNTASDFMGYNPFVQFLMQPILGFAVIFHFIMGFVLEIKNNKARPVKYAANNAAVNSSWMSRNMIISGAVILAFLALHLYDFWLHEMNYKYVEGLTPDAERFWPELHEKFADLWRVALYVISFVLLGLHLAHGFQSSFQSIGARHPKYTPVIKAFGKWYSILIPAGFIIVAVFHFITQ, from the coding sequence ATGGCAGGTTTAACGAGTTCTACGATAGGTAGAAAATATGCTATGGCATTATCAGCTCTATTTTTGCTGATTTTTCTTATACTGCATTTGACGACCAATTTGTTATCAGTTCTGAATAAGGATGCTTTCAATACAGCATCTGATTTTATGGGCTATAATCCTTTTGTGCAGTTCTTAATGCAGCCTATTCTTGGTTTTGCAGTAATTTTCCATTTCATTATGGGATTTGTGCTTGAGATCAAGAATAATAAAGCGCGTCCGGTAAAGTATGCAGCAAACAATGCAGCAGTGAATTCCTCATGGATGTCCAGAAATATGATTATTTCAGGAGCTGTTATTTTAGCTTTCTTAGCGCTTCACTTATATGATTTCTGGCTTCATGAAATGAATTACAAGTATGTGGAAGGATTAACTCCAGATGCAGAACGTTTCTGGCCGGAACTTCATGAGAAGTTTGCTGATCTTTGGAGAGTGGCTTTGTATGTGATCTCTTTTGTTTTATTAGGATTGCACCTGGCTCACGGATTCCAGTCTTCATTCCAGTCTATCGGAGCAAGACATCCAAAATATACGCCGGTGATCAAAGCTTTCGGGAAATGGTATTCAATCCTTATTCCTGCAGGATTTATCATCGTTGCAGTTTTTCATTTTATAACTCAATAA